A single Paracoccus pantotrophus DNA region contains:
- a CDS encoding GTA head formation protein, RCAP_rcc01685 family — protein sequence MEGSRFVKEPFDWHDQRLETQERIMALQFSQVERRLERIEALIEGLERRLWMTVYGVVAVILTQAVQSILEYAPKGG from the coding sequence ATGGAGGGCTCGCGTTTCGTCAAGGAGCCCTTCGACTGGCACGACCAGCGCCTCGAGACGCAGGAGCGGATCATGGCGCTGCAATTTTCCCAGGTGGAGCGCCGGCTGGAGCGCATCGAGGCGCTGATCGAGGGGCTGGAGCGGCGGCTGTGGATGACCGTCTATGGCGTCGTCGCGGTCATCCTGACCCAGGCGGTGCAGTCCATCCTGGAATATGCCCCGAAAGGAGGGTGA
- the mltG gene encoding endolytic transglycosylase MltG, giving the protein MIWRHIASNFLTLLIVILIAVAAAIAWGKHEYTRPGPSALAACVRVAPGASLNAVSQQLAEQGVVSNAYVFRAGADYAGKSRDLKYGSYLMPPHASMAEIVRVITAGGPSTCGTEVVFRIGVRENSVILRDMDAETGVFAEQAKYNPASEPAPEVVTAAEAKPDARLRISVAEGVTSWQVVEGLKQAGFLGGEVAGLPEEGSLAPDTYDVQKGADRAALLAEMARRQEAILAAAWEAREPDLPYATPEEALVMASIIEKETGQPEERRVVASVFVNRLRQGMRLETDPTVIYGITEGKGVLDRGIRASELRRRTAYNTYQIDGLPPTPIANPGRAAIAAAMDPEDTDYVFFVADGSGGHAFARTLEEHNRNVARWREIERQRGQPLSPVQGD; this is encoded by the coding sequence ATGATCTGGCGCCATATCGCGTCGAATTTCCTGACGCTGCTGATCGTGATCCTGATCGCGGTCGCGGCGGCCATCGCCTGGGGCAAGCACGAATACACCCGGCCCGGCCCCAGCGCCTTGGCCGCCTGCGTGCGCGTCGCCCCCGGCGCCAGCCTGAACGCGGTGAGCCAGCAGCTGGCCGAGCAGGGCGTGGTGTCCAATGCCTATGTGTTCCGGGCGGGCGCCGATTATGCCGGGAAATCGCGCGATCTGAAATACGGCTCCTACCTGATGCCGCCGCATGCCAGCATGGCGGAGATCGTCCGGGTCATCACCGCCGGCGGTCCCAGCACCTGCGGCACCGAGGTGGTGTTCCGCATCGGCGTGCGCGAGAACTCGGTGATCCTGCGCGACATGGATGCCGAGACCGGGGTCTTTGCCGAGCAGGCCAAATACAACCCCGCCAGCGAGCCGGCGCCCGAGGTCGTCACCGCGGCGGAGGCCAAGCCCGATGCGCGGCTGCGCATCTCGGTCGCCGAGGGGGTGACGAGCTGGCAGGTGGTCGAGGGGCTGAAACAGGCCGGTTTCCTGGGCGGCGAGGTCGCGGGCCTGCCCGAGGAGGGCAGCCTCGCCCCCGACACCTATGATGTGCAGAAGGGCGCCGACCGCGCCGCGCTGCTGGCCGAGATGGCGCGGCGGCAAGAGGCGATCCTGGCCGCGGCCTGGGAGGCGCGCGAGCCCGACCTGCCCTATGCCACGCCCGAGGAGGCGCTGGTCATGGCCTCGATCATCGAGAAGGAGACCGGCCAGCCGGAAGAGCGCCGGGTGGTGGCCAGCGTCTTTGTCAACCGGCTGCGGCAGGGCATGCGGCTGGAGACCGACCCGACGGTGATCTATGGCATCACCGAGGGCAAGGGCGTTCTGGACCGCGGCATCCGCGCCTCGGAACTGCGGCGGCGCACGGCCTATAACACCTATCAGATCGACGGGCTGCCGCCGACGCCCATCGCCAATCCCGGCCGGGCCGCCATCGCCGCGGCGATGGACCCGGAGGATACCGATTACGTCTTCTTCGTCGCCGACGGCTCGGGCGGGCATGCATTCGCCCGCACGCTGGAGGAGCATAACCGCAACGTCGCCCGCTGGCGCGAGATCGAGCGCCAGAGGGGCCAGCCGCTGTCGCCGGTGCAGGGCGACTGA
- the fabF gene encoding beta-ketoacyl-ACP synthase II has product MRRVVVTGLGMVTPLASGVEETWSRLLAGESGAGPITRFDTKDVATKYACEIPFGDGSGGTFNPDDWMEPKDRRKVDDFILYGMAAAEQAVKDSGWEPANEDERERTGVMIGSGIGGLSSIADTAVLIKERGPKRVSPFFIPGALINLVSGQVSIRFGFKGPNHAVVTACSTGAHAIGDAARLIALGDADVMVAGGTESPICEIGIAGFNACKALSTKREDDPKAASRPWDEDRDGFVMGEGAGVVVLEEYEHAKARGARIYAEILGYGMSGDAYHITAPSEDGDGGFRSMTNALKRANLAPGALDYINAHGTSTMADVIELGAVERLLGDAAGNVVMSSTKSSIGHLLGAAGAVEAIFCILAIRDQICPPTINLDKQARETPVDLAANAAVRRKVDHVLSNSFGFGGTNASLVMGRVKE; this is encoded by the coding sequence ATGCGCAGAGTTGTCGTCACCGGACTGGGGATGGTCACGCCGCTGGCCTCGGGGGTCGAGGAGACCTGGTCGAGGCTTCTGGCCGGGGAATCCGGCGCCGGACCGATCACCCGGTTCGACACCAAGGACGTGGCGACGAAATATGCCTGCGAGATCCCCTTTGGCGACGGCTCGGGCGGGACGTTCAACCCCGACGACTGGATGGAGCCCAAGGACCGGCGCAAGGTCGACGACTTCATCCTTTACGGCATGGCCGCCGCCGAGCAGGCGGTGAAGGATTCCGGCTGGGAGCCCGCGAACGAGGACGAGCGCGAGCGCACCGGGGTCATGATCGGCTCGGGCATCGGCGGGCTGTCCTCGATCGCCGATACCGCGGTGCTGATCAAGGAACGCGGGCCGAAACGGGTTTCGCCGTTCTTCATTCCGGGGGCGCTGATCAACCTGGTCTCGGGCCAGGTCTCGATCCGCTTCGGCTTCAAGGGGCCGAACCATGCGGTCGTCACCGCCTGCTCGACCGGCGCCCATGCCATCGGCGACGCGGCGCGGCTGATCGCGCTGGGCGATGCGGATGTCATGGTGGCCGGCGGCACCGAGAGCCCGATCTGCGAGATCGGCATCGCCGGCTTCAACGCCTGCAAGGCGCTGTCCACCAAGCGCGAGGACGACCCCAAGGCGGCGAGCCGGCCCTGGGACGAGGATCGCGACGGCTTCGTCATGGGCGAGGGCGCCGGCGTCGTGGTGCTGGAGGAATACGAGCATGCCAAGGCGCGCGGCGCCAGGATCTATGCCGAGATCCTGGGCTATGGCATGTCGGGCGACGCCTATCACATCACCGCGCCCAGCGAGGATGGCGACGGCGGTTTCCGCAGCATGACCAATGCGCTGAAGCGCGCCAACCTCGCGCCGGGCGCGCTGGACTATATCAACGCGCATGGCACCTCGACCATGGCCGACGTGATCGAGCTGGGCGCGGTCGAGCGGCTCTTGGGCGATGCGGCGGGCAATGTGGTGATGTCCTCGACCAAGTCGAGCATCGGGCACCTGCTGGGCGCGGCGGGGGCGGTCGAGGCGATCTTCTGCATCCTCGCCATCCGCGACCAGATCTGCCCGCCGACCATCAACCTGGACAAGCAGGCGCGCGAAACCCCCGTCGACCTGGCCGCCAATGCCGCGGTGCGGCGCAAGGTGGATCACGTGCTGTCCAACAGCTTCGGCTTCGGCGGCACCAATGCCAGCCTGGTGATGGGGCGGGTCAAGGAATGA
- a CDS encoding HK97 family phage prohead protease, protein MPRKEGEVDSKDYGLELKYAAGGSLVAEGTRIEGYASLFGLADQGGDVVVRGAYAASLKRLEARGDRVRMLWQHDPARPIGVWEEIREDGKGLWVKGRLLPEIAQAREAAALVAAGAIDGLSIGYRTISAERDGKGRRLLSEVELWEVSLVTFPMLAEARVGTKSDRLHEMAAAFRAATQALRAE, encoded by the coding sequence ATGCCCCGAAAGGAGGGTGAGGTGGATTCGAAAGATTACGGGCTGGAGCTGAAATATGCCGCCGGCGGGTCGCTGGTGGCCGAGGGCACGCGGATCGAGGGCTATGCCAGCCTGTTCGGCCTGGCCGACCAGGGCGGCGATGTCGTGGTCCGCGGCGCCTATGCCGCCAGCCTGAAGCGGCTGGAGGCGCGGGGCGACCGGGTGCGGATGCTGTGGCAGCACGATCCCGCCCGGCCCATCGGGGTCTGGGAGGAGATCCGCGAGGACGGCAAGGGGCTGTGGGTCAAGGGGCGGCTGCTGCCCGAGATCGCCCAGGCCCGCGAGGCGGCGGCGCTGGTCGCGGCGGGCGCCATCGACGGGCTGTCGATCGGCTATCGCACCATTTCCGCCGAGCGCGACGGCAAGGGCCGGCGGCTGCTGTCCGAGGTCGAGCTGTGGGAGGTGTCGCTTGTCACCTTTCCGATGCTGGCCGAGGCCAGGGTCGGCACCAAGTCCGACCGGCTGCACGAGATGGCGGCGGCCTTTCGGGCCGCGACGCAGGCGCTGCGCGCCGAGTGA
- a CDS encoding head-tail adaptor protein has translation MSLPRPTVPLVVESPVREPDGMGGFRLAWQEVGRLWAEMRSGAGAERIAEVGAQSVVTWRIIVRAAPVGDARRPRPEQRLRLGEGETARRFRIEAVAESDAGGRWLVCIAKEEAGA, from the coding sequence ATGAGCCTGCCGCGGCCGACGGTGCCGCTGGTGGTGGAATCCCCGGTCCGGGAGCCCGACGGGATGGGCGGGTTCCGCCTGGCCTGGCAGGAGGTCGGGCGCCTCTGGGCCGAGATGCGGTCGGGCGCGGGGGCGGAGCGCATCGCCGAGGTGGGGGCGCAGAGCGTCGTGACCTGGCGGATCATCGTCAGGGCGGCGCCGGTGGGCGATGCCCGCCGCCCGCGCCCCGAGCAGCGGCTGCGGCTGGGCGAGGGCGAGACGGCGCGCCGGTTCCGCATCGAGGCGGTGGCCGAGAGCGATGCCGGCGGCCGCTGGCTGGTCTGCATCGCCAAAGAGGAGGCGGGGGCATGA
- a CDS encoding phage major capsid protein, translated as MTEVKAAAGADVPGDLGAEMLGFVQELKAFRSEIQNRLEAQETRMTMLDRKTISRPRAPLSAEADQGAPHQKAFDAYIRHGDDGALRGLPLEGKAMTTTSDGGFLAAPTVAMQVQEALNVTASLRRVANVVTVESASYEVLVDMGDIAHGWAAETAAQAETGTPSVQRVVIPVHELSAMPKASQRLLDDAAFDVETWLAGRIAEKFARAEATAFISGDGVNKPRGLLTHAKAPNGSATNVQIGTIPSGGTGDFAATNPANALIDLVYALGAQYRANASFVMNSKTAAAVRKMRDADGRFLWADSLAMGQPAQLLGYPVLVCEDMPDIAQGSHSIGFGDFRSAYTIVERPDLRVLRDPFSAKPHVLFYASKRVGGGVTDARAVKLMVFG; from the coding sequence ATGACCGAGGTGAAAGCCGCGGCCGGGGCGGATGTGCCCGGCGACCTGGGGGCCGAGATGCTGGGCTTTGTCCAGGAGTTGAAGGCATTCCGCAGCGAGATTCAGAACCGATTGGAAGCACAGGAAACACGCATGACCATGCTGGACCGCAAGACGATTTCCCGCCCCCGCGCGCCGCTGTCGGCCGAGGCCGACCAGGGTGCGCCGCATCAGAAGGCCTTCGACGCCTATATCCGCCACGGCGATGACGGCGCGCTGCGCGGGCTGCCGCTGGAGGGCAAGGCGATGACCACCACCAGCGACGGCGGCTTCCTGGCGGCGCCGACCGTGGCCATGCAGGTACAGGAGGCGCTGAACGTCACCGCCTCGTTGCGCCGTGTCGCCAATGTGGTGACGGTGGAATCGGCGAGCTATGAGGTGCTGGTGGACATGGGCGACATCGCCCATGGCTGGGCGGCCGAGACCGCCGCTCAGGCCGAGACCGGCACCCCCAGCGTGCAGCGGGTGGTGATCCCGGTGCATGAGCTTTCGGCCATGCCCAAGGCCAGCCAGCGCCTGCTGGACGACGCGGCCTTCGATGTCGAGACCTGGCTGGCCGGGCGCATCGCCGAGAAATTCGCCCGCGCCGAGGCCACGGCCTTCATCAGCGGCGACGGGGTGAACAAGCCGCGCGGCCTGCTGACCCATGCCAAGGCGCCGAACGGCAGCGCGACCAATGTGCAGATCGGCACCATCCCCTCGGGCGGGACCGGCGATTTCGCCGCCACCAACCCGGCCAATGCGCTGATCGACCTGGTCTATGCGCTGGGCGCGCAATACCGCGCCAATGCGAGCTTCGTGATGAATTCCAAGACCGCCGCCGCGGTGCGCAAGATGCGCGACGCGGATGGCCGCTTCCTGTGGGCGGACAGCCTGGCCATGGGGCAGCCGGCGCAGCTTCTGGGCTATCCGGTGCTGGTCTGCGAGGACATGCCCGACATCGCCCAGGGCTCGCATTCCATCGGGTTCGGCGATTTCCGCTCGGCCTATACCATCGTCGAGCGGCCGGATCTGCGGGTGCTGCGCGATCCGTTCTCGGCCAAGCCGCATGTGCTGTTCTATGCCAGCAAGCGCGTCGGCGGCGGCGTCACCGATGCGCGCGCCGTCAAGCTGATGGTCTTCGGCTGA
- a CDS encoding phage major tail protein, TP901-1 family, with protein MAVQNGRDLLIKMDMTGDGHFETVAGLRATRLGFNAETVDVTSLESEGRWRELLAGAGVRSASISGSGVFRDGTTDERARQVFFDGEVPRFQVVIPDFGTVEGPFQITALEYAGSYNGEATYEISMASAGAISFVAF; from the coding sequence ATGGCGGTGCAGAACGGACGCGACCTGCTGATCAAGATGGACATGACCGGCGACGGCCATTTCGAGACCGTGGCGGGGCTGCGGGCGACCCGGCTGGGCTTCAATGCCGAGACGGTGGACGTGACCAGCCTGGAAAGCGAGGGGCGCTGGCGCGAGCTGCTGGCGGGCGCCGGGGTGCGCTCGGCCAGCATCTCGGGGTCCGGCGTGTTCCGGGACGGGACCACGGACGAACGCGCGCGGCAGGTGTTCTTCGACGGCGAGGTGCCGCGCTTCCAGGTGGTGATCCCGGATTTCGGCACGGTCGAGGGGCCGTTCCAGATCACGGCGCTGGAATATGCGGGCAGTTACAATGGCGAGGCGACCTATGAGATTTCCATGGCAAGCGCGGGCGCGATCAGCTTCGTCGCCTTCTGA
- a CDS encoding head-tail connector protein yields the protein MMLVEVTAPAAEALPVAMLRDHLRLGTGFGMAEDAAETAALAGFLRAAIATVEARTGKVLLARRFRLRLEAWRDPEGQPLPLAPVEAVERVETADATGVSVVVDAGLYRLVPDMQRPVLAPVGAFLPAVPLGGFAEITLRAGFGAEWAQVPADLAQAVLLLAARYHEDRSFAGSAGALPFGVGALIEPWRSVRVLGGRGNPRGRA from the coding sequence ATGATGCTTGTGGAAGTGACGGCGCCCGCGGCCGAGGCGCTGCCCGTCGCGATGTTGCGCGACCATCTGCGGCTGGGGACCGGTTTCGGCATGGCCGAGGACGCGGCCGAGACCGCGGCGCTGGCGGGGTTCCTGCGCGCGGCCATCGCCACCGTCGAGGCGCGCACCGGCAAGGTGCTGCTGGCCCGGCGGTTCCGGCTGCGGCTGGAGGCATGGCGCGATCCCGAGGGCCAGCCCTTGCCGCTGGCGCCGGTCGAGGCGGTCGAGCGGGTCGAGACGGCGGATGCGACGGGCGTTTCGGTGGTCGTCGACGCGGGGCTTTACCGGTTGGTGCCGGACATGCAGCGGCCGGTGCTGGCGCCGGTGGGGGCGTTCCTGCCGGCGGTGCCCCTGGGCGGGTTCGCCGAGATCACCTTGCGCGCCGGGTTCGGGGCGGAATGGGCGCAGGTGCCGGCCGACCTGGCGCAGGCGGTGCTGCTGCTGGCCGCGCGCTATCACGAGGATCGCAGCTTTGCGGGATCGGCGGGGGCGCTGCCCTTTGGCGTCGGCGCGCTGATCGAGCCCTGGCGCTCGGTCCGGGTGCTGGGGGGGCGCGGCAACCCGCGCGGCCGGGCATGA
- a CDS encoding gene transfer agent family protein, whose product MRFPWQARARSASSPSEPVNPLAGEVEIWLDGRRHVARLTLGALAGLEAELGAESMIALVERFEGGRFSSRDVMAVLVAGLRAGGWPGGMAELAAAELRGGPVAAAHAAAALLARAFRVEGT is encoded by the coding sequence ATGAGATTTCCATGGCAAGCGCGGGCGCGATCAGCTTCGTCGCCTTCTGAGCCGGTCAACCCGCTGGCGGGCGAGGTCGAGATCTGGCTGGACGGGCGGCGCCATGTCGCCCGGCTGACGCTGGGCGCGCTGGCCGGGCTTGAGGCGGAACTGGGCGCCGAGAGCATGATCGCGCTGGTCGAACGCTTCGAGGGCGGGCGGTTCTCCAGCCGCGACGTGATGGCGGTGCTGGTCGCCGGGCTGCGGGCGGGCGGCTGGCCGGGCGGCATGGCGGAACTGGCCGCGGCCGAGTTGCGCGGCGGGCCGGTCGCTGCCGCCCATGCGGCGGCGGCGCTGCTGGCGCGGGCCTTTCGCGTCGAGGGGACATGA
- a CDS encoding DUF3168 domain-containing protein, producing the protein MSYRGTAALQVAVYRVLREDAALGAMVGDAIYDAMPVAAPAGIYVALGPEEVRDAGDMTAPGAVHDFVVSVLSGAEAAGGFGAVKAAAVAVSEALEGAAMALERGHLAGLWFLRARARRVENGAGRRVDLTFRARIDLG; encoded by the coding sequence ATGAGCTACCGTGGAACGGCCGCGCTGCAGGTGGCGGTCTATCGCGTGCTGCGCGAGGACGCGGCGCTGGGGGCCATGGTGGGCGACGCGATCTATGACGCCATGCCGGTGGCGGCGCCGGCGGGGATCTATGTCGCGCTGGGCCCCGAGGAGGTGCGCGACGCGGGCGACATGACGGCGCCGGGCGCAGTGCATGATTTCGTGGTCTCGGTCCTGTCGGGGGCCGAGGCGGCGGGCGGTTTCGGTGCCGTCAAGGCGGCGGCGGTCGCGGTCAGCGAGGCGCTGGAGGGCGCCGCGATGGCGCTGGAGCGCGGGCATCTGGCGGGGCTGTGGTTCCTGCGCGCCCGCGCCCGGCGGGTGGAAAACGGCGCGGGGCGGCGGGTCGACCTGACCTTTCGCGCGCGCATCGACCTGGGTTGA
- a CDS encoding phage portal protein — MAFPWFGRGAAPARPPGAVEKKASAAGKLVALAAGSGRVVWSPRDTVSLTRLGFVGNPVGFRAVRLIAEAAAAVPLICQDRERRYEVHPVLDLMRRPNPGQGRAELFEALYGQILLSGDGYLEAVGEGAQGLPAELHVLRSDRMAVVPGADGWPVAYEYGVGGRKVRFDMAGSPDPICHIRSFHPLDDHHGLSPMQAAAVAVDVHNSASSWSKALLDNAARPSGAIVYKGADGQGGLSPDQYERLVTEMEMHHQGARNAGRPMLLEGGLDWKPMGFSPSDMEFHQTKLAAAREIAQAFGVPPMLIGIPGEATYANYAEAHRAFYRLTVLPLVSRVAGALAWWLSEHLGAEIDLRADPDQVPALAEERDQHWKRVGEAGFLTPAEKRAALGLPPLPEGEG, encoded by the coding sequence ATGGCATTTCCCTGGTTCGGGCGGGGGGCTGCGCCCGCGCGGCCGCCCGGCGCGGTCGAGAAGAAGGCCAGCGCCGCCGGCAAGCTGGTGGCGCTGGCGGCGGGTTCGGGCCGCGTGGTCTGGTCGCCGCGCGACACGGTCAGCCTGACGCGGCTGGGCTTCGTCGGCAATCCGGTCGGGTTCCGCGCCGTGCGGCTGATCGCCGAGGCCGCCGCCGCCGTGCCGCTGATCTGCCAGGACCGCGAGCGCCGCTATGAGGTGCATCCGGTGCTGGACCTGATGCGCCGGCCCAATCCGGGCCAGGGCCGGGCCGAGCTGTTCGAGGCGCTCTACGGCCAGATCCTGCTGAGCGGCGACGGCTATCTGGAGGCGGTGGGCGAGGGTGCGCAGGGGCTGCCGGCCGAGCTGCACGTGCTGCGCTCGGACCGGATGGCGGTGGTGCCGGGGGCGGACGGCTGGCCGGTCGCCTATGAATATGGCGTGGGCGGGCGCAAGGTCCGCTTCGACATGGCCGGCAGTCCCGATCCGATCTGCCATATCCGCAGTTTCCATCCGCTGGACGACCATCACGGGCTGTCGCCGATGCAGGCGGCGGCGGTGGCGGTGGATGTGCATAACAGCGCCTCGAGCTGGTCCAAGGCGCTTTTGGACAATGCGGCGCGGCCCAGCGGCGCCATCGTCTACAAGGGCGCCGACGGGCAGGGCGGCCTGTCGCCGGACCAGTATGAGCGCCTGGTGACGGAGATGGAGATGCATCACCAGGGCGCGCGCAATGCCGGGCGGCCGATGCTGCTGGAGGGCGGGCTCGACTGGAAGCCGATGGGGTTCTCGCCCTCGGACATGGAGTTTCACCAGACCAAGCTGGCGGCGGCGCGCGAGATCGCCCAGGCCTTCGGGGTGCCGCCGATGCTGATCGGCATTCCGGGCGAGGCGACCTATGCCAATTACGCCGAAGCGCATCGGGCCTTTTACCGGCTGACGGTGCTGCCGCTGGTCTCGCGCGTGGCCGGTGCCCTGGCCTGGTGGCTGTCCGAGCATCTGGGGGCCGAGATCGACCTGCGCGCCGATCCCGACCAGGTGCCGGCCCTGGCCGAGGAGCGCGACCAGCATTGGAAGCGCGTCGGCGAGGCCGGCTTCCTGACCCCGGCCGAGAAGCGGGCGGCGCTGGGGCTGCCGCCCCTGCCGGAGGGGGAGGGGTGA
- a CDS encoding DNA-packaging protein produces the protein MLPGGSVQAHSTLTRHETRSGAAWLACAAQEEVDAFLAGLGENALAALPWLFEFWALPHQLPPEGDWKSWVIMGGRGAGKTRAGAEWVRAQVEGATPEAPGRARRVALVSETLDQARDVMVFGESGILASSPPDRRPVWEAGRRRLVWPNGAVAQLYSAHEPEALRGPQFDAAWVDELAKWKKAEETWDMLQFALRLGPHPQQVVTTTPRNVAVLKRLLRQSSTVTTHAPTDANRAYLAESFLAEVQARYGGTRLGRQELEGLLLEDVEGALWSAALLERCRVEACPALSRIVVAVDPAVTGGAASDECGIVVAGVVAEGPATEWRAYVLEDASVRGGPLDWARAAIAAMQRHGAERLVAEVNQGGDLVESVIRQVDPLVPFRALRAGRGKGLRAEPVAALYEQGRVSHLRGLGQLEEQMCRMTVAGYDGRGSPDRLDALVWAIHELVIAPAAHHLRPAVRGL, from the coding sequence ATGCTGCCGGGCGGGTCGGTGCAGGCGCACTCGACCTTGACGCGGCACGAGACGAGATCGGGCGCCGCCTGGCTTGCCTGCGCCGCGCAGGAGGAGGTTGACGCGTTCCTGGCGGGTCTGGGCGAGAATGCGCTGGCGGCGCTGCCCTGGCTTTTCGAGTTCTGGGCGCTGCCGCACCAGCTGCCGCCCGAGGGCGACTGGAAGAGCTGGGTCATCATGGGCGGGCGCGGTGCGGGCAAGACCCGCGCCGGCGCCGAATGGGTGCGCGCCCAGGTCGAGGGCGCGACCCCCGAGGCGCCGGGCCGCGCGCGCCGGGTGGCGCTGGTCAGCGAGACGCTGGACCAGGCCCGCGACGTGATGGTGTTCGGGGAATCGGGGATCCTGGCCTCGTCGCCGCCCGACCGGCGGCCGGTCTGGGAGGCGGGGCGGCGGCGGCTGGTCTGGCCCAATGGCGCGGTGGCGCAGCTTTACTCGGCCCATGAGCCCGAGGCGCTGCGCGGGCCGCAATTCGACGCGGCCTGGGTCGACGAGCTGGCCAAGTGGAAGAAGGCCGAGGAGACATGGGACATGCTGCAATTCGCGCTGCGGCTGGGTCCGCATCCGCAGCAGGTCGTCACCACCACGCCCAGGAACGTGGCGGTGCTGAAGCGGCTGTTGCGGCAGTCCTCGACCGTGACCACCCATGCGCCGACCGACGCGAACCGGGCCTATCTGGCGGAAAGCTTCCTGGCCGAGGTGCAGGCGCGCTATGGCGGCACCCGGCTGGGGCGGCAGGAGCTGGAGGGGCTGCTGCTGGAGGATGTCGAGGGGGCGCTGTGGAGCGCCGCCCTGCTGGAGCGCTGCCGCGTCGAGGCTTGCCCGGCGCTGTCGCGCATCGTCGTCGCGGTCGATCCGGCGGTGACGGGCGGCGCGGCGTCGGACGAATGCGGCATCGTGGTGGCCGGGGTGGTGGCCGAGGGGCCGGCGACGGAATGGCGCGCCTATGTGCTGGAGGATGCCTCGGTCCGGGGCGGGCCCTTGGACTGGGCGCGGGCCGCCATCGCCGCCATGCAGCGCCACGGCGCCGAGCGGCTGGTGGCCGAGGTCAACCAGGGCGGCGACCTGGTCGAGAGCGTGATCCGCCAGGTCGATCCGCTGGTGCCGTTCCGCGCCCTGCGCGCCGGGCGCGGCAAGGGCTTGCGCGCCGAGCCGGTGGCGGCGCTTTACGAGCAGGGGCGGGTCAGCCACCTGCGCGGGCTGGGCCAGCTGGAGGAGCAGATGTGCCGCATGACGGTGGCGGGCTATGACGGGCGCGGCTCGCCCGATCGGCTGGATGCGCTGGTCTGGGCCATCCACGAGCTGGTGATCGCGCCGGCCGCGCATCACCTGCGCCCGGCGGTGCGGGGGCTTTAG
- a CDS encoding enoyl-CoA hydratase-related protein encodes MAELIEITREGRVALIRLNRPEALNALNSALAEELTAAAEALDADRGVGAVVVTGSERAFAAGADISEMAEKSAEEMVEADFFAIWDRFAATRTPKIAAVNGYALGGGCELMMMCDFAIAGEGAKFGQPEVKLGVIAGMGGTQRMTKLIGRALSMDLHLTGRMMDAAEALRAGLVARVVPDDQVVEEAMAAARQIAGYSRPATRLAREAVMRAEELSLAEGVAWERRLFHRLFGTEGQREGMRAFLEKRKPAFHRD; translated from the coding sequence ATGGCTGAACTGATCGAGATCACGCGGGAGGGCCGCGTGGCGCTGATCCGGCTGAACCGGCCCGAGGCGCTGAACGCGCTGAACTCGGCGCTGGCCGAGGAACTGACGGCGGCGGCCGAGGCGCTGGATGCCGACCGGGGCGTGGGGGCCGTGGTCGTCACCGGCTCGGAGCGCGCCTTCGCGGCGGGGGCGGATATTTCGGAAATGGCCGAAAAGAGCGCCGAGGAGATGGTCGAGGCGGATTTCTTTGCCATCTGGGACCGGTTCGCGGCGACGCGCACGCCCAAGATCGCGGCGGTGAACGGCTATGCGCTGGGCGGCGGCTGCGAGCTGATGATGATGTGCGATTTCGCCATTGCCGGCGAGGGGGCGAAATTCGGCCAGCCCGAGGTCAAGCTGGGCGTGATCGCCGGCATGGGCGGCACGCAGCGCATGACCAAGCTGATCGGGCGGGCGCTGTCGATGGACCTGCACCTGACCGGCCGGATGATGGACGCGGCCGAGGCGCTGCGCGCCGGGCTGGTGGCGCGGGTGGTGCCCGACGATCAGGTGGTCGAGGAGGCGATGGCGGCGGCGCGGCAGATCGCCGGCTATTCGCGGCCGGCGACGCGGCTGGCGCGCGAGGCGGTGATGCGGGCCGAGGAGCTGTCGCTGGCCGAGGGCGTCGCCTGGGAACGGCGGCTGTTCCACCGGCTGTTCGGCACCGAGGGCCAGCGCGAGGGCATGCGGGCCTTTCTGGAAAAGCGCAAGCCGGCGTTTCACCGCGACTGA